One stretch of Acidimicrobiia bacterium DNA includes these proteins:
- a CDS encoding plasmid pRiA4b ORF-3 family protein yields the protein MFQLKVMLLDTKPPIWRRVLVDGGSTLDHLHEVIQAAFGWWNYHLHEFEVGRTRYGVPDPDEDWGEPRRDERRTRVDAIASEGSSFRYTYDFGDGWDHEITVEKVLPADSTPTLPACIDGRRACPPEDCGGTWGYRELLEILADPTHPEHDERREWLGQPFDPDAFDPSEFEDKLRNGRLAVFDDEA from the coding sequence GTGTTCCAGCTCAAGGTCATGCTGCTCGACACCAAGCCGCCGATCTGGCGCCGTGTGCTCGTCGACGGCGGCAGCACGCTCGACCACCTCCACGAGGTCATCCAGGCCGCCTTCGGCTGGTGGAACTACCACCTGCACGAGTTCGAGGTCGGGCGCACCCGCTACGGCGTTCCCGATCCCGACGAGGACTGGGGCGAACCACGGCGAGATGAACGGCGCACTCGCGTCGATGCGATCGCTAGCGAGGGCTCGTCGTTCCGGTACACCTACGACTTCGGCGACGGCTGGGATCACGAGATCACGGTCGAGAAGGTCCTCCCCGCCGACTCCACCCCGACCCTTCCAGCGTGCATCGACGGCCGGCGCGCCTGCCCGCCCGAGGACTGCGGCGGCACGTGGGGCTACCGCGAGCTGCTCGAAATCCTCGCCGACCCAACCCATCCCGAACACGACGAGCGACGCGAGTGGCTCGGCCAACCGTTCGATCCCGACGCGTTCGATCCGAGCGAGTTCGAGGACAAGCTGCGCAACGGCCGGCTTGCCGTGTTCGACGACGAGGCGTAA
- a CDS encoding DUF4143 domain-containing protein, producing the protein MAASWSLSVPYLPRVVDAELDARLAAAGAVVIEGPKASGKTETARQRVASSVLLDVDENARRAAAVDPALVLDGPAPRLIDEWQLEPGLWNHVRRAVDDRGLPGQFVLTGSSVPADDVARHTGAGRFSFLRMRPMTLFESGHTNGAVSLAALLAGEPPRSDDPGLAVSDLADRITAGGWPAQQGRRVADASRAARDYLAQIREVDVSRVAGSRRDPARIERLLRSLARNTATEVAITVLATDAGGADGALGRHTVAEYLTILERLMVIEDQPAWAPHLRSRANLRTSSKRHFVDPSLAVAALSAGPDRLLADLNLLGLLFESLVIRDLRVLAQPLDGHVFHYRDNYGVEADAVVQLADGRWGAFEVKLGAGLVDEGAEALLRFRESIDTRKSGEPSVLAVIAGTGFGYVRPDGIAVIPVGSLAP; encoded by the coding sequence TTGGCCGCGAGTTGGAGCCTGTCAGTGCCCTACCTGCCCAGAGTCGTCGACGCGGAGCTGGACGCTCGTCTCGCCGCCGCGGGCGCCGTTGTCATCGAGGGACCCAAGGCGAGCGGCAAGACCGAGACCGCGCGCCAACGAGTGGCGAGCTCGGTCCTGCTCGACGTCGACGAGAACGCCCGACGAGCAGCTGCGGTGGACCCAGCGCTCGTGCTCGACGGCCCCGCCCCGCGGCTGATCGACGAGTGGCAGCTCGAGCCAGGCCTGTGGAACCACGTGCGTCGGGCCGTCGACGATCGAGGCCTTCCCGGCCAGTTCGTGCTGACCGGCTCTTCGGTACCGGCCGACGACGTCGCCAGGCACACCGGCGCCGGCCGGTTCTCGTTCCTGCGGATGCGCCCCATGACCCTCTTCGAGAGCGGGCACACGAACGGCGCCGTGTCGCTCGCAGCTTTGCTGGCGGGCGAGCCTCCCCGTTCCGATGATCCCGGTCTGGCGGTGAGCGACCTTGCTGATCGCATCACCGCCGGTGGCTGGCCCGCCCAACAGGGTCGTCGCGTCGCCGACGCTTCCCGCGCTGCGCGCGACTACCTCGCGCAGATCCGCGAGGTCGACGTCTCGCGCGTCGCCGGATCGCGGCGGGACCCGGCGCGCATCGAGCGACTCCTCCGCTCCCTCGCCCGCAACACCGCGACGGAGGTCGCGATCACTGTCCTCGCGACCGATGCCGGGGGAGCGGACGGCGCGCTCGGCCGGCACACCGTCGCCGAGTACCTCACGATCCTCGAGCGATTGATGGTCATCGAGGACCAGCCGGCCTGGGCGCCGCACTTGCGCTCGAGAGCAAACCTCCGCACGTCGTCCAAGAGACACTTCGTCGATCCGTCGCTCGCGGTCGCTGCGCTCAGCGCGGGTCCAGATCGCCTCCTCGCCGATCTCAACCTTCTCGGGCTCCTGTTCGAGTCTCTCGTCATCCGCGACCTCCGCGTGCTCGCGCAGCCGCTCGACGGTCATGTCTTCCACTACCGCGACAACTACGGCGTCGAAGCAGATGCCGTCGTGCAGCTCGCTGACGGGCGATGGGGAGCGTTCGAGGTCAAGCTCGGTGCCGGTCTCGTTGACGAGGGTGCCGAAGCGCTCCTGCGGTTTCGGGAGTCGATCGACACACGCAAGAGCGGGGAGCCGTCGGTTCTCGCTGTCATCGCCGGGACCGGGTTCGGCTACGTCCGCCCCGACGGCATCGCCGTCATCCCCGTCGGCTCCCTTGCGCCCTGA